One genomic window of Nisaea sp. includes the following:
- the tsaB gene encoding tRNA (adenosine(37)-N6)-threonylcarbamoyltransferase complex dimerization subunit type 1 TsaB — protein MLSTSGTIIGIDSSTGACSIAVCRGGTMLAHFHEDMTRGQSERLAPMAEAGLAAAGLGFPDLDAIAVTRGPGSFTGLRIGMAFAKGLGQALGIPVFGVTGFDAVARAVFATEAAAGHGIAVILESRRADLFLQIYTTGGAPDGPPVALPPEDIAARLCQEGAAPLLLAGDAADKVLAVLDQASAAMLRSSLITAPDAREVALIGLEMAGDGDIPPALQPLYLRAPDVTAPRAG, from the coding sequence ATGCTCTCTACTTCCGGTACAATTATCGGCATCGATTCCAGCACCGGTGCCTGCTCTATTGCGGTGTGTCGTGGCGGCACAATGCTGGCTCATTTCCACGAAGACATGACGCGCGGCCAGTCCGAGCGCTTGGCGCCAATGGCGGAAGCCGGACTCGCGGCGGCCGGGCTTGGCTTTCCGGATCTGGATGCCATAGCCGTAACGCGCGGACCGGGCTCCTTCACGGGACTTCGAATCGGTATGGCTTTCGCCAAGGGTCTTGGCCAGGCACTTGGTATTCCGGTTTTCGGGGTTACGGGGTTTGACGCGGTTGCCCGGGCGGTTTTTGCAACAGAAGCCGCCGCTGGCCATGGCATCGCCGTTATTCTGGAAAGCCGGCGGGCGGACCTGTTCCTGCAGATATACACCACTGGCGGGGCTCCGGACGGCCCTCCGGTTGCGTTGCCGCCGGAGGATATTGCAGCCAGGCTTTGCCAGGAAGGCGCCGCTCCGTTGCTGCTTGCCGGCGACGCGGCGGACAAGGTGCTGGCGGTTCTCGATCAGGCGAGCGCGGCAATGCTGCGCAGCAGCTTGATAACCGCACCGGATGCCCGGGAGGTTGCCTTGATCGGATTGGAAATGGCAGGGGACGGTGACATTCCGCCGGCGCTGCAACCGCTGTATCTCCGGGCGCCGGATGTAACGGCGCCGAGGGCTGGATGA
- the rimI gene encoding ribosomal protein S18-alanine N-acetyltransferase: MTELDGYRLIGDIETYLDDAAALHEAIFDRPWSQDALRDLLAMSGADGAVILAGTRDPAFAGFVIFQCIGDFAEILTLAVAPDHRGRGLARSLVQQVFARARETGAEKVMLEVQDGNLAAIQLYESLGMTAFDRRRNYYKAADGSHADAIMMQLFFDN, translated from the coding sequence ATGACGGAGCTGGACGGCTACAGGCTCATCGGGGATATCGAAACCTATCTCGACGATGCAGCAGCACTGCATGAGGCTATTTTTGACAGGCCCTGGTCGCAGGACGCTTTGCGGGACTTGCTTGCGATGTCCGGTGCAGACGGCGCGGTCATCCTTGCCGGCACGCGCGATCCGGCATTTGCCGGATTTGTCATTTTCCAATGCATCGGCGATTTTGCCGAAATACTGACCCTTGCCGTTGCCCCGGATCATCGGGGAAGGGGGTTGGCGCGCTCTCTGGTGCAGCAGGTGTTCGCGCGTGCCCGCGAAACCGGGGCCGAAAAGGTGATGCTCGAGGTGCAGGACGGCAATTTGGCGGCAATCCAGCTCTATGAAAGCCTTGGAATGACAGCTTTTGACCGGCGCCGAAACTACTACAAAGCGGCGGACGGTAGCCATGCCGATGCCATAATGATGCAGCTATTCTTCGATAATTGA
- a CDS encoding GNAT family N-acetyltransferase: MSGTAPLSDQTLVSGSLEVKIATTEEDIHAAKRLRYQVFYEEMGAIPSPAARASRLDEDPFDDVADHLLVLDHTRGKGPEAVVGTYRLIRRAGAVEAGGFYTADEFDIAKLEAQPGEILELGRSCTADGYRTRPTMQLLWKGIAAYVFQNDIAVMFGCASLPGNDAAALRTQLAYLHHNHLAPERIRASALAERYTEMNLVPAEEIDARRVAAALPPLIKGYLRLGGYVGHGAVVDHQFNTTDVCVIVETSNVSDKYYKHYEREARGVVIQ, translated from the coding sequence ATGTCTGGGACGGCGCCGCTGTCTGACCAGACGCTCGTCTCCGGCTCGCTCGAAGTAAAGATTGCGACGACCGAGGAAGACATCCACGCAGCCAAGCGCCTGCGCTATCAGGTCTTCTATGAGGAAATGGGCGCGATTCCGTCCCCGGCTGCACGCGCGAGCCGTCTGGATGAGGATCCGTTTGACGATGTCGCGGATCATCTTCTGGTGCTGGACCACACGCGCGGCAAGGGCCCCGAGGCCGTGGTCGGGACCTATCGCCTAATCCGCCGTGCCGGTGCTGTTGAGGCGGGCGGTTTCTATACCGCCGACGAATTCGATATTGCCAAACTCGAAGCGCAGCCTGGCGAGATTCTCGAGCTCGGGCGTTCCTGCACTGCGGATGGCTATCGCACCCGCCCGACCATGCAGCTGCTCTGGAAGGGCATTGCCGCCTACGTGTTCCAGAACGACATTGCCGTGATGTTCGGCTGCGCCAGCCTGCCAGGCAATGACGCGGCCGCGCTTCGGACTCAACTCGCCTATCTGCATCACAATCATCTGGCGCCGGAGCGGATCCGTGCTTCCGCGCTGGCGGAGCGCTACACCGAGATGAATCTGGTGCCGGCCGAGGAAATCGATGCACGTCGCGTTGCTGCCGCGCTTCCGCCTCTGATCAAGGGGTATCTGCGGCTTGGCGGCTATGTCGGTCACGGGGCCGTGGTCGATCATCAGTTCAACACGACCGATGTCTGTGTCATCGTCGAGACCAGCAATGTCTCCGACAAGTACTACAAGCATTATGAACGCGAGGCGCGCGGGGTCGTTATACAATGA
- a CDS encoding lysophospholipid acyltransferase family protein: MSVAGALEELNEDDVFVDSGLLGTWDRGAEPAEAAGMIAPSRSLLWRRLALYSALTLGLLPVQVLALALRAPLSASLPLFYHSLCARLLGFRVRTSGTPLRKGSVLYASNHVSYFDIVVLGSLLRASFIAKSEVKTWPGFGLLATLQRTVFVERQRARSKEHADVIADRLSSGDRLILFPEGTSNDGNRTLPFKSSLFAAAKPSRSAASTRSDLRIQPVSVTYTRLNGMPMGRGLRPFYAWYGDMDLVPHLLDALALGRVDVDVEFHEPVDPAEFRNRKELAAHCQRIVANGVSRALSGRSDVTS, encoded by the coding sequence ATGAGTGTCGCCGGTGCCCTTGAGGAGTTGAATGAAGACGACGTCTTTGTTGATTCCGGATTGCTCGGGACCTGGGATCGTGGGGCCGAACCGGCGGAAGCAGCGGGCATGATCGCTCCGTCCCGGAGCCTGCTATGGCGCAGGCTCGCGCTCTATAGCGCCCTGACGCTTGGCCTGCTGCCGGTCCAGGTGCTGGCACTGGCTCTCCGGGCGCCGCTCTCGGCCAGTCTGCCGCTTTTCTATCACAGCCTCTGCGCCCGCCTGCTTGGCTTCCGGGTCCGGACCAGCGGCACGCCGCTGCGCAAGGGATCGGTGCTCTATGCCAGCAACCATGTCTCCTATTTCGATATTGTCGTGCTGGGCAGCCTGCTGCGCGCCAGTTTTATCGCCAAGAGCGAGGTCAAGACCTGGCCGGGTTTCGGTCTGCTTGCGACCCTGCAGCGCACTGTTTTCGTTGAGCGACAAAGAGCCCGCTCGAAGGAACATGCGGACGTCATCGCCGACCGCCTTTCGTCGGGCGACCGGCTGATCCTGTTCCCCGAAGGCACGAGCAATGACGGTAACCGGACGCTGCCCTTCAAGAGCTCATTGTTCGCTGCCGCCAAGCCCTCCCGGAGCGCCGCATCGACCCGTTCCGATCTACGCATTCAACCGGTCTCTGTGACCTACACCCGGCTGAACGGGATGCCGATGGGGCGCGGGCTCAGGCCGTTCTATGCCTGGTATGGCGACATGGATCTGGTGCCGCACCTGCTCGACGCGCTGGCGCTCGGCCGGGTTGATGTCGATGTCGAATTCCATGAGCCGGTGGACCCTGCGGAATTTCGAAACCGCAAGGAACTGGCCGCGCATTGTCAGCGCATTGTCGCCAATGGTGTTTCGCGGGCGCTTTCCGGCCGCAGTGACGTTACGTCCTGA
- the miaB gene encoding tRNA (N6-isopentenyl adenosine(37)-C2)-methylthiotransferase MiaB, protein MSKKLYIKTYGCQMNVYDSERMTDSLASLGYDPVTTPDDVDMVILNTCHIREKATEKVFSELGRIRKEKEARAAGGKPLLIAVAGCVAQAEGEEIVKRAPYVDLVFGPQTYHRLPELVRAAEEKAADYRATSGGRGSRGAGVVDTDFPAESKFDHLPEERHSNAAAAFLSIQEGCDKFCSFCVVPYTRGAEFSRPADQVLAEARRLVAAGTSELTLLGQNVNAYHGEAGGGEWGLGRLIRALAEIDGLERIRYTTSHPNDVDDDLIAAHRDVPQLMPFLHLPVQSGSDSVLRQMNRKHDADSYRRIVDRLREARPDLALSSDFIVGHPGESDEDFADTLRLVTDVGYVQAYSFKYSPRPGTPAAGTDLQIDDAVKSDRLETLQQLLNAQQLAFNVASVGAVQPVLVERKGQKEGQLVGRGPYMQAIHFAGPDRLIGAIADVRIEQGHANSLSGTAVIGEWAGASGPTTLTSDHERAIA, encoded by the coding sequence GTGAGCAAAAAACTCTACATCAAAACCTACGGCTGCCAGATGAACGTCTACGACAGTGAGCGTATGACAGACAGTCTGGCGTCACTCGGCTATGACCCGGTAACAACCCCGGACGATGTCGACATGGTGATCCTGAACACCTGCCACATCCGGGAAAAGGCGACGGAAAAGGTCTTTTCCGAACTCGGCCGAATTCGCAAGGAAAAGGAAGCCCGCGCAGCGGGCGGAAAGCCTTTGCTGATCGCGGTCGCGGGCTGCGTTGCCCAAGCCGAGGGCGAGGAAATCGTCAAGCGCGCACCCTATGTCGATCTGGTGTTCGGACCGCAGACCTATCACCGCCTGCCGGAGCTGGTCCGCGCGGCTGAAGAAAAAGCGGCGGATTACCGGGCGACATCGGGCGGACGCGGTTCCCGCGGTGCCGGTGTCGTCGACACCGATTTTCCGGCGGAGAGCAAATTCGATCATTTGCCTGAAGAACGTCATTCGAATGCTGCTGCCGCGTTCCTCAGCATCCAGGAAGGCTGCGACAAGTTCTGCAGCTTCTGTGTGGTGCCCTATACGCGCGGCGCTGAATTCTCCCGTCCGGCGGACCAGGTGCTCGCCGAGGCGCGGCGGCTGGTGGCCGCTGGTACGTCGGAACTCACCCTGCTCGGCCAGAACGTCAACGCTTATCATGGCGAGGCGGGCGGCGGTGAATGGGGTCTCGGCAGACTGATCCGGGCGCTGGCCGAGATCGATGGGCTGGAACGCATTCGCTACACCACCTCGCATCCGAACGATGTGGATGACGACCTGATCGCCGCGCATCGCGACGTGCCGCAGTTGATGCCTTTTCTGCATCTTCCGGTGCAGTCCGGCTCCGACAGTGTGTTGCGGCAGATGAACCGAAAGCATGATGCGGATTCCTATCGCCGCATCGTCGACCGGCTGCGCGAAGCCCGCCCGGACCTGGCCTTGTCGTCCGATTTCATTGTCGGGCACCCGGGCGAGAGCGACGAGGATTTTGCCGACACACTCAGACTTGTAACGGATGTCGGATACGTTCAGGCCTATTCGTTCAAATACAGTCCGCGCCCCGGCACACCAGCGGCCGGGACGGACCTGCAGATCGACGACGCTGTGAAGTCAGACCGTCTGGAAACCCTGCAACAGCTGCTGAATGCGCAGCAGCTTGCCTTCAATGTGGCCAGTGTCGGCGCGGTCCAGCCGGTGCTGGTCGAGCGCAAGGGACAAAAAGAAGGTCAACTTGTTGGCCGGGGTCCCTATATGCAGGCCATACACTTTGCCGGACCGGACCGGTTGATCGGTGCGATTGCCGATGTCCGGATTGAACAGGGACACGCCAACTCTCTTTCGGGAACCGCGGTGATCGGCGAATGGGCCGGCGCGTCAGGCCCGACAACGCTCACCTCCGACCATGAAAGGGCGATTGCTTGA
- a CDS encoding PhoH family protein: protein MSIIDEATEVIHLEFADHDLVPALLGEHDRNLARIEQKLQVSISCFGNKVTVEGEKDAVVTAQSALTSLYRRLEGDVKAGKKLKALDFGTVDAAVKWAQNTGDAANGDSNGFNDRSAFVPTWKRAIQPRSPNQHRYIQALSKDELVLGLGPAGTGKTYLAVAMAVSMLMERRVERLILSRPAVEAGERLGFLPGDMKDKVDPYLRPLYDALYDMMPGEQVERRLAAGEIEVAPLAFMRGRTLANSYIILDEAQNTTPTQMKMFLTRLGENSRMAITGDPSQVDLPFGAKSGLTDAMHVLGRIPDVSLIEFTARDVVRHPLVTKIVNAYSERESTRLDGSS from the coding sequence TTGAGCATCATTGACGAGGCCACCGAAGTCATTCATCTGGAATTTGCCGACCATGATCTGGTGCCGGCTTTGCTCGGCGAGCACGATCGTAATCTGGCGCGAATTGAACAAAAGCTTCAGGTTTCGATTTCCTGCTTCGGAAACAAGGTCACCGTTGAAGGTGAAAAAGATGCGGTGGTTACGGCGCAATCCGCGCTGACCTCGCTTTATCGCCGCCTTGAAGGGGACGTCAAGGCCGGTAAGAAGCTCAAGGCCCTCGATTTTGGGACTGTCGACGCTGCCGTGAAGTGGGCGCAGAACACGGGCGACGCCGCAAACGGCGACAGCAACGGTTTCAATGATCGCTCCGCCTTCGTGCCGACGTGGAAACGGGCGATCCAGCCGCGTTCACCGAACCAGCACCGCTATATCCAGGCCCTGTCGAAAGATGAACTCGTGCTTGGCCTTGGACCTGCCGGTACAGGCAAGACCTATCTGGCCGTTGCCATGGCTGTTTCCATGCTGATGGAACGCAGGGTCGAGCGGCTGATCCTGTCGCGTCCGGCGGTGGAAGCGGGCGAGCGGCTCGGTTTCCTGCCCGGCGATATGAAAGACAAGGTCGATCCCTATCTTCGTCCGCTTTATGACGCGCTTTACGACATGATGCCGGGCGAGCAGGTCGAACGGCGGCTTGCGGCCGGTGAGATCGAAGTGGCGCCGCTCGCCTTCATGCGAGGCCGGACGCTCGCCAATTCCTACATCATCCTGGACGAAGCGCAGAACACAACGCCGACCCAGATGAAGATGTTTCTGACCCGTCTCGGCGAGAATTCGCGGATGGCGATCACCGGCGATCCGTCGCAGGTTGATCTGCCTTTCGGAGCGAAATCGGGTCTGACGGATGCGATGCATGTGCTTGGCCGAATTCCCGATGTCAGCCTCATCGAGTTCACGGCCAGAGACGTTGTGCGCCACCCGCTGGTAACGAAAATCGTCAATGCGTACAGTGAACGTGAATCGACCCGTCTTGACGGGTCCAGTTAG
- the ybeY gene encoding rRNA maturation RNase YbeY yields the protein MYDIAVTVSDPAWEVALPDAERLCVECAVAVLGSVTKPTELSIVLSSDAEVRVLNRDYRGKDKATNVLSFPSGLSSDLSGTDMLGDVMLAFETVSMEADRDGKTLASHLRHLVVHGILHLLGYDHETEEEASEMERREVEILDGFGISDPYNPVLEPVQ from the coding sequence ATTTACGATATTGCCGTCACCGTTTCCGACCCTGCCTGGGAGGTGGCGCTGCCCGACGCGGAGCGACTCTGTGTCGAGTGTGCCGTTGCGGTACTCGGGTCGGTGACAAAGCCGACCGAGCTCAGCATTGTCCTGAGCTCCGACGCCGAAGTCCGCGTACTGAACCGCGATTACCGCGGTAAGGACAAGGCAACCAATGTGCTGTCCTTCCCTTCAGGCCTTTCATCGGATCTGTCGGGAACGGATATGCTTGGCGATGTGATGCTCGCCTTTGAAACCGTTTCCATGGAAGCGGATCGTGACGGAAAAACCCTGGCGTCCCATCTGCGGCACTTGGTGGTGCACGGCATTCTTCATTTGCTCGGATACGATCACGAGACGGAGGAAGAGGCTTCTGAAATGGAGCGGCGGGAAGTTGAGATTCTCGACGGATTTGGCATTTCCGACCCCTATAATCCCGTGCTGGAGCCGGTCCAATGA
- a CDS encoding hemolysin family protein, whose product MNSGPDNRPVSVDIVGVTDGDDFESEGQREPSWTRFRQFFKALKLKRNGGASARDALEELIEDDGGTMDEDLAIDTHERALIRNILGLRDITAEDVMVPRADITGVAIDTSLDELVTDMVKDSHSRVPVYRETLDDVVGMIHMKDVLAHVHAGKDVPLSSLLREVLFVSPSIRAMDLLQEMRLTRRHLALVVDEFGGIDGLITIEDLIEEIVGDIVDEHDVEEGPKIAMVGPDTAVADARAEIEEFEALFGNVLTEEEREEIDTLGGLVFSLAGRVAARGELLAHPAGVEFEVLESDSRRIKRIRIRRVSTDEPEMEVSP is encoded by the coding sequence ATGAATTCAGGTCCGGATAACAGGCCGGTAAGCGTGGATATCGTCGGCGTGACGGATGGCGACGATTTCGAGTCCGAAGGTCAACGGGAGCCGTCATGGACCCGTTTTCGGCAATTTTTCAAGGCGTTGAAGCTCAAGCGTAATGGCGGTGCGTCCGCACGCGACGCTCTTGAAGAACTGATTGAGGATGACGGCGGGACGATGGACGAGGATCTCGCCATCGACACGCATGAACGGGCGCTGATCCGTAACATTCTCGGGCTGCGCGACATCACGGCTGAAGATGTGATGGTACCGCGTGCCGATATCACCGGTGTGGCGATTGATACCAGTCTCGATGAGCTGGTAACGGATATGGTGAAGGATTCCCACAGCCGGGTGCCGGTCTACCGCGAGACGCTCGACGATGTGGTCGGCATGATCCACATGAAGGATGTTCTGGCGCATGTCCATGCCGGCAAGGATGTGCCGCTCAGCTCCCTGTTGCGGGAGGTCTTGTTCGTTTCGCCTTCGATACGAGCGATGGACCTGCTGCAGGAAATGCGTCTGACACGCCGCCATCTCGCGCTCGTCGTGGATGAGTTCGGCGGGATTGACGGGCTGATCACCATTGAGGATCTGATCGAGGAAATCGTGGGCGACATCGTCGACGAGCACGATGTCGAGGAAGGTCCGAAAATCGCCATGGTCGGGCCGGATACGGCGGTTGCCGATGCTCGCGCCGAAATCGAGGAATTTGAAGCTCTTTTCGGCAATGTGTTGACTGAGGAAGAGCGCGAGGAAATCGATACGCTCGGCGGGCTCGTCTTCTCGCTCGCGGGCCGTGTTGCGGCTCGGGGGGAGCTCCTGGCACACCCGGCCGGTGTCGAATTCGAGGTGCTTGAAAGTGACTCACGCAGGATCAAGCGGATCCGTATCCGGCGTGTGTCGACGGACGAGCCTGAAATGGAGGTCAGCCCGTGA
- the lnt gene encoding apolipoprotein N-acyltransferase translates to MSAWASVARWGDGVRTGINRLAGLTGFRSVAVMALVGALAALALPPLDVLPALFAFTLMLLTLDRRRTLTGAFLTGWAFAFGYHVAGLYWISNALLVDGDRFAWLVPFAAAGLPAVLGVFGGLATLLYGWLRPRVWVRAPALAGAWTLSEMLRGHVATGFPWNLPASAWSFSDALLQPLSLIGAYGYGFFVVLFALSPLMLLRRTGRWERGFGAVCLLLPVIFAGYGAVRLAGAADPDISRPTVRIVQGNVAQTEKWKPQLLQGHLAKYATLTRAPRATVKPAGMGDLAPPSLVVWPETAVPYALNREPRLAAYLGSLLQPGALLMTGVPLRDQVSDDPAESLSFNAVVALNERGEMVARLHKFHLVPFGEYVPLSQWLPVETIAKTGRGFTAGPGPSSFAHAGLPRIGALICYEIIFPGAVTEAGGPRPGLLVNVTNDAWFGVSSGPYQHLAAARMRAIEEGLPVLRAANTGISALIDSYGRVLASLPLERTGTIDSPIPASLENKTLYARGGELAAILLVIASCGAAFFLRRN, encoded by the coding sequence GTGAGTGCATGGGCGTCTGTCGCCCGGTGGGGTGATGGCGTCCGTACTGGCATCAACCGGCTTGCAGGGCTGACCGGTTTCCGCAGTGTGGCCGTGATGGCGTTGGTCGGCGCGCTTGCCGCACTTGCTCTGCCGCCGCTTGACGTGCTGCCGGCTCTGTTCGCTTTCACCCTTATGCTGCTGACGCTCGATCGCCGCCGGACACTCACCGGGGCTTTCTTGACGGGCTGGGCGTTCGCCTTCGGGTATCACGTCGCCGGCCTTTATTGGATCTCCAACGCGCTTCTGGTAGACGGCGACCGGTTTGCCTGGCTGGTGCCGTTTGCCGCAGCGGGCCTTCCCGCCGTTCTCGGAGTGTTTGGCGGTCTGGCGACCCTGCTCTATGGCTGGCTCCGGCCGCGCGTATGGGTAAGGGCACCTGCGCTAGCGGGGGCCTGGACTCTCTCGGAAATGCTGCGGGGGCATGTCGCCACTGGGTTTCCCTGGAACTTGCCGGCCTCTGCCTGGTCTTTTTCCGATGCGCTGTTGCAGCCCTTGTCCCTGATTGGTGCCTATGGGTACGGCTTCTTCGTGGTTCTCTTTGCGCTGTCACCGCTCATGCTGTTACGGCGCACCGGGCGTTGGGAGCGTGGTTTCGGTGCTGTCTGTTTGCTCTTACCGGTGATTTTCGCCGGATATGGCGCGGTACGGCTTGCCGGCGCCGCCGATCCCGACATCAGTCGTCCCACAGTCCGGATCGTCCAGGGGAACGTTGCCCAGACGGAAAAGTGGAAGCCGCAGCTCTTGCAGGGGCATTTGGCTAAATACGCCACGCTGACGCGGGCACCACGCGCCACTGTCAAGCCCGCCGGGATGGGTGATCTTGCCCCGCCCAGTCTTGTGGTCTGGCCGGAAACTGCCGTTCCCTATGCGCTCAATCGCGAGCCGCGGCTGGCGGCTTATCTGGGCTCCCTGCTTCAGCCGGGGGCGCTGCTGATGACCGGAGTGCCGCTACGCGATCAGGTTTCCGATGATCCGGCGGAATCTCTGAGTTTCAATGCCGTTGTTGCTCTCAATGAGCGTGGGGAAATGGTCGCCAGGCTGCACAAGTTTCACCTGGTCCCGTTCGGTGAATATGTGCCTCTCAGTCAATGGTTGCCTGTTGAGACGATTGCGAAGACCGGTCGTGGATTTACGGCAGGGCCTGGGCCCAGCAGTTTCGCCCATGCCGGGTTGCCGCGCATCGGTGCTTTGATCTGCTACGAGATCATTTTCCCTGGTGCCGTGACGGAAGCCGGCGGGCCGCGGCCCGGCTTGCTGGTGAATGTGACGAATGATGCGTGGTTCGGAGTGAGTTCCGGACCCTATCAGCACCTGGCCGCGGCCAGGATGCGGGCAATCGAGGAAGGCTTGCCGGTTTTGCGGGCAGCAAATACCGGGATTTCAGCGCTGATCGATTCCTATGGTCGCGTTCTGGCGTCCTTGCCGCTGGAGCGTACAGGGACAATTGACAGTCCTATTCCAGCGTCCTTGGAAAATAAAACACTCTATGCGCGTGGCGGAGAGCTTGCGGCAATCTTGCTCGTGATCGCATCGTGTGGTGCCGCATTCTTTTTGCGCCGGAATTAA
- a CDS encoding helix-turn-helix transcriptional regulator, translating into MASLGKPNPVDVHVGSRVRMRRTLLGISQEKLGQALGLTFQQVQKYERGANRIGASRLYDLSRILEVPVNFFFEDMAQEVQEQSPGRLFEKEQEPDAYQIPDDPMNRRETLELVRAYYRIEDPESRRRLFDLMRSIANAFDGEDPE; encoded by the coding sequence ATGGCGAGCCTTGGAAAGCCAAATCCGGTCGATGTCCATGTCGGATCGCGTGTGCGAATGCGACGGACGTTGCTTGGGATTAGCCAGGAGAAGCTTGGTCAGGCGCTTGGGCTTACATTCCAGCAGGTTCAGAAATATGAGCGCGGTGCAAACCGCATCGGTGCAAGCCGGCTCTATGACCTCAGCCGCATCCTCGAGGTGCCGGTAAACTTCTTCTTCGAGGACATGGCGCAAGAAGTTCAGGAACAGTCGCCTGGCCGTCTGTTCGAAAAAGAACAGGAGCCGGACGCCTATCAGATCCCCGACGATCCGATGAACCGGCGTGAGACTCTTGAACTTGTCAGGGCCTATTACAGGATCGAAGATCCGGAGTCGCGCCGCCGCCTGTTCGACCTCATGCGCTCCATCGCCAATGCCTTCGATGGCGAAGATCCGGAATAG